One window of Myxococcus fulvus genomic DNA carries:
- a CDS encoding type II asparaginase, with protein MSRVRLLATGGTIAGKAGSQVEAGYRSGEVAVEGLIDAVPGLRALARLEGEQVAQVGSQDMDDALWLRLAARCGALFARDEADGLVITHGTDTLEETGYFLHLVLKSHRPVVLTGAMRPATSLSADGPLNLYNAVAVAADPEARGRGAIVVLNDDLHSARDVTKASTTDVQTFISPDPGLLGTARYGRIRYFRRPSRLHTEASEFSVEGLERLPRVDILYGHANMPPDLVHASVSLGARGLVVAGMGNGNVSTGVARALAEAVRAGVVVVRSTRVVSGDVGRNIEVDDDALGLVAADQLNPQKSRVLLQLCLARGMDARAVQDAFLRY; from the coding sequence ATGTCCAGAGTGCGTCTGTTGGCCACCGGCGGCACCATCGCCGGCAAGGCAGGCTCCCAGGTGGAGGCGGGTTACCGCTCGGGTGAGGTCGCGGTGGAGGGCCTCATCGACGCCGTGCCGGGGCTGCGCGCCCTGGCGCGGCTGGAGGGCGAGCAGGTGGCCCAGGTGGGCAGCCAGGACATGGATGACGCGCTCTGGCTGCGGCTGGCGGCGCGGTGCGGGGCGCTGTTCGCCCGGGACGAGGCGGACGGGCTCGTCATCACCCACGGCACGGACACCCTGGAGGAGACGGGCTACTTCCTCCACCTGGTCCTGAAGAGCCACAGGCCCGTGGTCCTCACGGGGGCGATGCGACCGGCGACCTCGTTGAGCGCGGACGGTCCGCTGAACCTGTACAACGCGGTCGCGGTGGCGGCGGACCCCGAGGCGCGAGGACGCGGGGCCATCGTGGTGCTGAACGACGACCTGCACAGCGCCCGGGACGTGACGAAGGCGAGCACCACGGACGTGCAGACGTTCATCTCCCCGGACCCGGGGCTCCTGGGCACCGCCCGCTATGGCCGCATCCGCTACTTCCGTCGGCCCTCGCGGCTGCACACCGAGGCGTCCGAGTTCTCGGTGGAGGGGCTGGAGCGGCTGCCTCGCGTCGACATCCTCTACGGGCACGCCAACATGCCCCCGGACCTGGTGCACGCCAGCGTGTCCCTGGGGGCGCGGGGCCTGGTGGTGGCGGGGATGGGCAATGGCAACGTGTCCACCGGCGTCGCCCGGGCGCTCGCGGAGGCGGTCCGGGCCGGGGTGGTCGTCGTGCGCAGCACCCGGGTGGTGAGCGGCGACGTGGGGCGCAACATCGAGGTGGATGACGACGCCCTGGGCCTGGTGGCGGCGGACCAGCTCAACCCGCAGAAGAGCCGGGTGCTGCTCCAGCTGTGCCTGGCACGGGGGATGGACGCGAGGGCCGTGCAGGACGCTTTCCTGCGTTACTGA
- a CDS encoding alpha/beta hydrolase, producing the protein MERLIGSPARAAPAREAWHQSRATAWWRHFTLPGAWVALVFACLSFTPSLLPRGGPFQGLVSGISAVIGYGLGVAGAWLWREFANRPPRAPSARAWRGYFGVAAVALAASLVLGWHWQASIRERMGMPHPGRAGYLFAPFIAALLFFLLIAAGRGLRALSHRLNTRLSRHVGPRAARATSGLAVATLTFLVLSGVLWDGLISLADRTLALQDTTTAEGVHPPRSPLRSGSPDSLVPWETLGRQGRSFVAQGPSEEELSTFHGAPAKEPIRVYAGYASAPDAERRAELAVNDLERAGGFERDFLLVVTTTGSGWVVPESVEAFEFLTRGDSAIVSMQYSHLWSWLSVLVDQQRAREAGRALFDAVYERWSRLPEDRRPKLFVFGESLGSYGGETAFSGERDLANRTHGALFVGPPQFNTLYREFTDQRDAGSPEVEPIYRDGRIVRFSRRPGEEISPTSAPWGDSRVLYLLHPSDPITWWSPQLLLRRPDWLREPRGDDVVDAMVWLPFVTFWQVTADLPLGMAVPPGYGHVYTGEHVDGWLALLRPEGWTGQKTARLRERLRPTP; encoded by the coding sequence ATGGAGCGCCTCATCGGAAGCCCCGCGCGAGCAGCACCCGCGCGCGAGGCGTGGCACCAGAGTCGGGCCACGGCCTGGTGGCGCCACTTCACCCTGCCCGGCGCGTGGGTGGCGCTGGTGTTCGCGTGTCTGTCATTCACCCCCTCGCTCCTGCCTCGCGGCGGTCCCTTCCAGGGGCTGGTCAGTGGCATCAGCGCGGTCATCGGTTACGGGCTCGGGGTGGCCGGTGCCTGGCTCTGGCGCGAGTTCGCCAACCGACCTCCGCGCGCTCCCAGCGCCCGGGCCTGGCGAGGCTACTTCGGGGTGGCGGCCGTGGCCCTGGCCGCATCCCTGGTGCTGGGCTGGCATTGGCAGGCGAGCATCCGGGAGCGGATGGGGATGCCGCACCCGGGCCGTGCGGGCTACCTGTTCGCGCCCTTCATCGCCGCGCTCCTCTTCTTCCTGCTCATCGCCGCGGGCCGAGGGCTGCGCGCGCTCTCCCATCGACTGAACACGCGCCTGTCGCGCCACGTCGGCCCCCGCGCGGCCCGGGCGACGAGCGGGCTCGCGGTGGCGACGCTCACCTTCCTGGTCCTCAGCGGCGTGCTGTGGGACGGGCTCATCTCATTGGCGGACCGCACCCTGGCCCTCCAGGACACGACGACCGCCGAGGGCGTGCATCCTCCACGAAGCCCGCTGCGCTCCGGGAGCCCGGACTCCCTCGTACCGTGGGAGACGCTGGGCCGGCAGGGCCGCAGCTTCGTGGCCCAGGGCCCGTCGGAGGAGGAGCTGTCCACGTTCCATGGCGCCCCCGCGAAGGAGCCCATCCGCGTGTATGCCGGTTACGCGTCCGCTCCGGATGCCGAGCGCCGCGCCGAGCTCGCCGTCAATGATTTGGAGCGCGCGGGCGGCTTCGAACGCGACTTCCTGCTGGTCGTGACGACGACGGGCAGCGGCTGGGTGGTGCCGGAGTCCGTCGAGGCCTTCGAGTTCCTGACACGTGGCGACTCGGCCATCGTCTCCATGCAGTACTCACATCTGTGGTCCTGGCTCTCCGTCCTGGTGGACCAGCAGCGGGCGCGAGAGGCGGGACGGGCCCTCTTCGACGCCGTCTACGAGCGCTGGTCCCGGCTCCCGGAGGACCGGCGACCCAAGCTGTTCGTCTTCGGGGAGAGCCTGGGCTCGTACGGCGGGGAGACGGCCTTCAGCGGCGAGCGGGACCTGGCCAATCGCACCCACGGCGCGCTCTTCGTCGGCCCACCCCAGTTCAACACGCTGTACCGCGAGTTCACCGACCAGCGCGACGCCGGCAGCCCCGAGGTGGAGCCCATCTACCGCGACGGCCGCATCGTCCGCTTCAGCCGGCGCCCTGGAGAGGAGATCTCCCCCACCTCCGCGCCCTGGGGGGACTCCCGGGTGCTCTACCTGCTGCACCCCTCGGACCCCATCACCTGGTGGAGCCCCCAATTGCTCTTGCGACGACCGGACTGGCTGCGCGAGCCGCGCGGTGACGACGTCGTGGACGCGATGGTGTGGTTGCCCTTCGTCACGTTCTGGCAGGTGACGGCCGACCTGCCGCTGGGGATGGCCGTGCCGCCCGGCTACGGACACGTCTACACGGGCGAGCACGTCGACGGATGGCTGGCATTGCTTCGCCCCGAGGGATGGACCGGCCAGAAGACCGCGCGGCTGAGAGAGCGCCTGCGGCCGACGCCCTGA
- a CDS encoding leucyl aminopeptidase: MADVQKRGPAGRSPVNTEGLKPDLVNPKGGIAGFNPTPSIERAGAVEVVVSEAVPAGTTCLGIAVGAEGPVPAELGVDRAMLSTLGFEGKEGQTLVLPGGDGKTVIVAVGLGEPAQVDAARLRDAAAAFARAVEPHPRIATTLASTAGLPPELAAQAVVEGVLLARYRYDALKKAPQRPALTRLALVAPTDRRDALLRGVERGRVFARAAQLARDLANTPPAHLSATRMAEVATTIAAHSGLDVEVFDGEQLAELGCGGILGVNRGSTEPPRMIKLTYRPKDAQGKPLKTTGRLSIIGKGVMYDSGGINLKPGDDMHVAMKLDMSGAAAVLASMSALAELGCKAVVTGYLMCTDNMPSGSAMKMGDVLTIRGGKTVEVQNTDAEGRLMLADGLVLAAEEQPDALITIATLTGAALRTFGTGTAGLLGNNQPLVDQVSAAAKKTDERAWQLPLDRRYRKELDSEVADMKNVGGANAGTITAALFLDEFVGNIPWAHLDICGPMKVDADESWRSKGATGFGTRLLIDLALGFSPPISRV; this comes from the coding sequence ATGGCAGACGTCCAGAAGCGAGGGCCCGCAGGCAGGAGTCCCGTCAACACGGAGGGCCTCAAGCCGGACCTGGTGAACCCCAAGGGCGGAATCGCGGGCTTCAATCCCACACCCTCCATCGAACGCGCCGGCGCCGTGGAGGTCGTCGTCTCGGAGGCGGTGCCCGCGGGCACGACGTGTCTTGGAATCGCCGTCGGCGCCGAGGGCCCGGTCCCCGCGGAGCTCGGGGTTGATCGGGCGATGCTGTCGACCCTCGGCTTCGAGGGCAAGGAAGGCCAGACGCTGGTGCTGCCCGGGGGTGATGGAAAGACAGTCATCGTCGCGGTGGGCCTGGGTGAACCCGCGCAGGTGGACGCCGCCCGGCTGCGTGACGCGGCCGCGGCGTTCGCCCGGGCCGTCGAGCCCCATCCGCGCATCGCCACCACGCTGGCCAGCACGGCCGGGCTGCCCCCGGAGCTGGCGGCGCAAGCCGTCGTGGAGGGCGTGCTGCTGGCCCGCTATCGCTATGACGCCCTGAAGAAAGCCCCCCAGCGCCCCGCGCTCACCCGGCTCGCGCTCGTGGCGCCCACGGACCGGCGCGACGCGCTCCTGCGCGGTGTCGAGCGAGGCCGTGTCTTCGCCCGCGCCGCGCAGCTCGCGAGGGACCTGGCCAACACGCCCCCCGCGCACCTGTCCGCCACGCGCATGGCGGAGGTCGCCACCACCATCGCCGCCCACAGCGGGCTCGACGTGGAGGTGTTCGACGGGGAGCAGCTGGCCGAGCTCGGCTGCGGCGGCATCCTCGGCGTCAACCGGGGCAGCACCGAGCCCCCCCGGATGATCAAACTGACGTACCGGCCCAAGGACGCCCAGGGCAAGCCGCTCAAGACGACGGGGCGCCTCAGCATCATCGGCAAGGGCGTGATGTACGACTCGGGCGGCATCAACCTGAAGCCCGGTGACGACATGCACGTGGCGATGAAGCTGGACATGTCCGGCGCCGCCGCCGTGCTCGCGTCGATGTCCGCGCTGGCCGAGCTGGGGTGCAAGGCCGTCGTCACCGGCTACCTCATGTGCACCGACAACATGCCGTCCGGCTCGGCCATGAAGATGGGCGACGTGCTGACGATTCGGGGCGGGAAGACGGTCGAGGTCCAGAACACGGACGCCGAGGGCCGGCTGATGCTCGCGGATGGCCTGGTGCTCGCGGCCGAGGAGCAGCCCGACGCGCTCATCACCATCGCCACCCTCACCGGCGCGGCGCTGCGGACGTTCGGCACGGGGACCGCGGGCCTGCTCGGCAACAACCAGCCCCTGGTGGACCAGGTGTCCGCCGCCGCGAAGAAGACGGACGAGCGCGCCTGGCAGCTCCCGTTGGACAGGCGCTACCGCAAGGAGCTGGACTCCGAGGTCGCGGACATGAAGAACGTGGGCGGCGCCAACGCCGGCACCATCACCGCGGCGCTGTTCCTGGACGAGTTCGTGGGGAACATCCCCTGGGCCCACCTGGACATCTGCGGCCCCATGAAGGTCGACGCGGACGAGTCCTGGCGCTCCAAGGGCGCCACCGGCTTCGGCACCCGCCTGCTCATCGACCTGGCCCTGGGCTTCTCTCCTCCCATCTCCCGCGTCTGA
- a CDS encoding DUF481 domain-containing protein codes for MSPLLLLLTVLSQTPAPPPDPAPDDGPEHPCTEDAEEDPGPWSGSAGVGASFFTGNSRSYTLTGNALVEYESPTWAFTLEADGAYGKAATEDGARELVAEALGAWVRGEYRATPLLSAYSYLGAETDHLSSLELRAEVELGLGVTLLERTEKETDELLLRVYLGAHYARDHRFQYVPTRKELQNVDLWSPSLGAMFRYDINERVELREYVLLLPDVFGDTRVLLTSTTKLSVNLTGRFALTTFFDLRHDSRPAEGKVSTDTSLTVGGELSI; via the coding sequence ATGAGCCCTCTTCTCCTCCTCCTCACCGTCCTCTCCCAGACTCCCGCGCCGCCGCCGGACCCGGCGCCGGACGACGGGCCGGAGCACCCCTGCACCGAGGACGCGGAGGAGGACCCGGGCCCCTGGAGCGGCTCCGCCGGCGTCGGCGCCTCCTTCTTCACCGGCAACAGCCGCTCCTACACGCTGACGGGCAACGCCCTGGTGGAGTACGAGTCACCGACGTGGGCCTTCACCCTGGAGGCGGACGGCGCCTACGGGAAGGCCGCCACGGAGGACGGAGCGCGAGAGCTGGTCGCGGAGGCGCTCGGGGCCTGGGTGCGCGGGGAGTATCGCGCCACGCCCCTGCTCAGCGCCTACAGCTACCTGGGCGCGGAGACCGACCACCTGTCGAGCCTGGAGCTGCGCGCCGAGGTGGAGCTGGGCCTGGGTGTCACGCTGCTCGAGCGCACGGAGAAGGAAACCGACGAGCTGCTCCTGCGGGTGTACCTGGGCGCCCACTACGCCCGGGACCACAGGTTCCAGTACGTCCCCACCCGGAAGGAGCTGCAGAACGTGGACCTGTGGTCACCCTCGCTCGGAGCGATGTTCCGCTATGACATCAACGAGCGCGTCGAGCTCCGCGAGTACGTGCTGCTGCTCCCGGATGTGTTTGGCGACACGCGGGTCCTCCTGACCTCCACCACGAAGCTGTCCGTGAACCTGACGGGCCGCTTCGCGCTCACCACGTTCTTCGACTTGCGACACGACAGCAGGCCCGCCGAGGGAAAGGTCTCCACGGACACCTCGCTCACGGTGGGAGGCGAGCTGTCGATTTGA
- a CDS encoding AbgT family transporter, which translates to MKAAHFNDSMPERQPHAPHKKKGLERILDTVERVGNKVPHPAVIFVALIGVVILLSHVFYRMGVSVTYQTINLETHLPEETTTAAKSLLTGDGLRFMFEGVVQNFMNFTAVGVIIVAMLGVGVADAAGLVGALIRKLVAVAPRKALTYILVFVGILSSIAADAGYLVLIPLAAAAFLTVGRHPLAGLAASFAGVASVFTVNILIKPLDGILTEITNDAIHILNPERSIDLTANFWFSVASVIMLTFVVSFITDRVVSPRLGEYKGEKPAETGAALSADESRGLKFAGLGVLAVVALFALLTLPSGAPLRNPETGALIGDSPFMNGLIVAITLLFLVAGAAYGVGAKTLRSSVDVIKAMEKAVAGLGSLIFLLFIISQFIALFTYTNMATLAAVKMGDFLEEAGLGALPLLVGFVVVVALLDLIMTGAIPKWAIFAPVFVPLLMRLGVEPEAVLAAYRVGDGPLNAVSPLNAYFALIVTFAQKYQKEAGVGTVVALMLPYVVVVFALWLLLLVAWQVLGLPWGLG; encoded by the coding sequence ATGAAGGCAGCTCACTTCAACGACTCGATGCCGGAGCGGCAGCCCCACGCTCCGCACAAGAAGAAGGGGCTGGAGCGCATCCTCGACACCGTCGAGCGGGTGGGAAACAAGGTGCCCCACCCCGCGGTCATCTTCGTCGCGCTGATTGGCGTGGTCATCCTGCTCTCCCACGTCTTCTACCGGATGGGCGTCAGCGTCACCTACCAGACCATCAACCTGGAGACCCACCTCCCGGAAGAGACGACCACCGCGGCCAAGAGCCTGCTCACCGGTGACGGCCTGCGGTTCATGTTCGAGGGCGTCGTCCAGAACTTCATGAACTTCACCGCCGTGGGCGTCATCATCGTCGCGATGCTGGGCGTGGGGGTGGCGGACGCGGCGGGCCTGGTGGGCGCGCTGATTCGCAAGCTGGTGGCGGTGGCCCCCCGCAAGGCGCTGACGTACATCCTCGTCTTCGTCGGCATCCTGTCGAGCATCGCCGCCGACGCGGGCTATCTCGTCCTGATTCCCCTGGCGGCGGCCGCCTTCCTCACCGTGGGCAGGCATCCGTTGGCGGGCCTGGCGGCGTCCTTCGCCGGCGTGGCCTCCGTCTTCACCGTCAACATCCTCATCAAGCCGCTGGACGGCATCCTGACGGAGATAACGAACGACGCCATCCACATCCTGAACCCCGAGCGCTCCATCGACCTGACGGCGAACTTCTGGTTCTCCGTCGCGTCGGTCATCATGTTGACCTTCGTCGTCTCGTTCATCACCGACCGGGTGGTTTCGCCCCGGCTGGGCGAATACAAGGGCGAAAAGCCGGCCGAGACGGGCGCGGCGCTGAGCGCGGACGAGTCGCGGGGGCTGAAGTTCGCGGGGCTGGGCGTGCTCGCCGTCGTCGCGCTCTTCGCGCTGCTGACGCTGCCCTCGGGCGCGCCGCTGAGGAACCCGGAGACGGGCGCCCTGATTGGTGATTCGCCGTTCATGAACGGGCTGATCGTCGCCATCACCCTGCTGTTCCTGGTGGCGGGCGCGGCCTATGGCGTGGGCGCGAAGACGCTGCGCAGCAGCGTGGATGTCATCAAGGCCATGGAGAAGGCGGTGGCCGGGCTGGGCTCGCTCATCTTCCTGCTGTTCATCATCAGCCAGTTCATCGCCTTGTTCACCTACACCAACATGGCGACGCTGGCGGCCGTGAAGATGGGCGACTTCCTGGAGGAGGCGGGGCTGGGCGCGCTGCCGCTGCTCGTGGGGTTCGTCGTGGTGGTCGCCCTGCTGGACCTCATCATGACGGGCGCCATCCCGAAGTGGGCCATCTTCGCGCCCGTCTTCGTGCCGCTCCTGATGCGGCTGGGCGTGGAGCCGGAGGCGGTGCTGGCCGCGTACCGCGTGGGCGACGGTCCGCTCAACGCCGTCTCGCCGCTGAATGCCTACTTCGCGCTCATCGTCACGTTCGCGCAGAAGTACCAGAAGGAAGCAGGCGTCGGCACCGTCGTGGCCTTGATGCTGCCCTACGTGGTGGTGGTGTTCGCCTTGTGGCTGCTGTTGCTGGTGGCCTGGCAGGTGCTGGGGCTACCGTGGGGCCTGGGGTGA